From one Nitrosococcus halophilus Nc 4 genomic stretch:
- a CDS encoding NAD(P)H-dependent oxidoreductase subunit E codes for MSKKDVSVLRKGRALRKARPTPKGRQVDFKALEEIRALLGDSPRRADLLIEFLHQIQDTYHHISAAHIAALARELKLSQTEVYEVATFYHHFDVIKEGESPPPPLTVRVCDSVTCEIGGAKTLIAELKAVLGEGVRVQKVPCVGRCEQAPVAVVGVNPIGHASADKVVAAVAAGHCGPDQFPSLSYAEYCEQGGYQLWRDCVAGRRDPESIISMLEESGLRGLGGAGFPAGRKWRIVRQQPAPRLMAVNIDEGEPGTFKDRYYLERDPHRFLEGTLIAAWAVGIDEIFLYLRDEYAGCRQLLERELALLHADPPCQLPQLHLRRGAGAYICGEESAMIESLEGKRGMPRLRPPYVAQVGLFGRPTLEHNLETLYWVREIVEKGPDWFSSQGRHGRQGLRSFSVSGRVKKPGVHLAPAGITLKELIEEYCGGMLEGHELYGYFPGGASGGILPASMGDIPLDFDTLQPYGCFIGSAAIIVFSQHDRAREVALNAMRFFEDESCGQCTPCRVGTAKASKLMEVSTWDQPLLEELAQAMADASICGLGQAAPNPLRCVMKYFPEEVG; via the coding sequence ATGAGCAAAAAAGATGTAAGCGTACTTAGAAAAGGTCGAGCGCTTCGTAAAGCACGGCCTACCCCTAAGGGGCGGCAGGTTGATTTTAAAGCGCTTGAGGAAATAAGGGCTTTACTTGGCGATAGCCCCCGTCGAGCCGATCTTTTAATTGAATTTCTCCATCAAATTCAAGATACCTATCATCATATCTCCGCAGCTCATATTGCTGCTCTCGCCCGTGAATTAAAGCTTTCCCAAACTGAAGTTTACGAAGTGGCGACCTTCTATCACCATTTTGATGTGATCAAAGAAGGTGAGTCTCCACCTCCTCCTCTCACCGTTCGGGTTTGCGACTCGGTGACCTGCGAAATAGGGGGGGCCAAGACTTTGATCGCCGAATTGAAAGCGGTCTTGGGGGAAGGCGTGCGGGTCCAGAAAGTTCCCTGTGTAGGGCGTTGTGAACAGGCGCCTGTGGCCGTGGTTGGCGTGAATCCCATCGGTCACGCCAGTGCCGATAAGGTGGTCGCTGCGGTAGCAGCCGGTCACTGTGGTCCTGATCAATTCCCCTCTCTTAGCTATGCTGAGTATTGCGAGCAAGGGGGTTACCAGTTATGGCGAGATTGTGTGGCTGGCCGCCGGGATCCGGAAAGTATTATCTCCATGCTGGAGGAGTCGGGATTGCGGGGACTGGGTGGGGCTGGCTTTCCTGCGGGGCGCAAGTGGCGGATCGTCCGCCAGCAGCCGGCCCCCCGGTTGATGGCAGTCAATATTGATGAAGGCGAGCCAGGGACCTTTAAGGACCGTTACTATCTGGAGCGAGATCCCCATCGGTTCCTGGAGGGGACCTTAATTGCGGCTTGGGCGGTAGGAATTGATGAAATTTTTCTTTATTTACGGGATGAATACGCGGGATGCCGGCAATTATTAGAGCGGGAATTGGCCTTATTGCATGCTGATCCCCCCTGCCAGCTCCCGCAACTGCACCTTAGGCGCGGTGCTGGCGCCTATATCTGTGGCGAGGAATCGGCCATGATCGAGTCCCTTGAGGGCAAGCGGGGTATGCCCCGGTTGCGCCCCCCCTATGTGGCTCAGGTGGGATTGTTTGGACGCCCTACCCTAGAACATAACCTGGAAACTTTATATTGGGTTCGAGAGATTGTCGAGAAAGGGCCAGATTGGTTTTCTTCCCAGGGGCGTCACGGACGCCAGGGGCTGCGGTCGTTTTCGGTAAGCGGTCGGGTCAAGAAGCCGGGTGTCCATTTGGCTCCGGCTGGCATTACCCTCAAAGAGCTTATTGAGGAATACTGTGGTGGGATGCTGGAGGGACATGAGCTCTATGGGTATTTCCCAGGAGGTGCCTCGGGGGGCATCTTGCCTGCCTCCATGGGCGATATTCCTTTGGATTTCGACACTTTACAACCCTATGGCTGTTTTATTGGTTCGGCCGCCATTATCGTCTTTTCTCAGCATGACAGGGCCCGGGAGGTGGCTTTAAATGCCATGCGGTTTTTTGAAGATGAATCCTGTGGCCAGTGTACCCCCTGCCGAGTTGGAACGGCTAAGGCCTCTAAGCTCATGGAAGTATCAACCTGGGATCAGCCCCTTTTGGAGGAATTGGCCCAGGCCATGGCGGATGCCTCCATTTGCGGTCTAGGGCAAGCCGCGCCTAATCCCCTGCGGTGTGTCATGAAATACTTTCCAGAGGAGGTCGGCTGA
- the fdhF gene encoding formate dehydrogenase subunit alpha — translation MAANPEVLQEGELISFKLNGRKMSAQPGETILQVAKRNGVLIPHLCYQESMRPDGNCRACMVEIKGERVLAPSCCRQPSEGMEVETDNQRARHSQKMVLELLLSDMPEKAYTLHSELDHWARELRLGPPRFSARKQAPADLSHPAMAVNLDACIQCTRCVRACREEQVNDVIGYAFRGPHSTIVFDQGDPMGESTCVACGECVQACPTGALMPAGGVGLIQSDKAVESVCPYCGVGCQLTYKIKENRILYVEGRDGPANHGRLCVKGRYGFDYVHHPHRLTKPLIRRQEAPPKSADLVMDPANPYTVFREASWEEALEFAAAGLKKIRGEKGPKALAGFGSAKGSNEEAYLFQKLVRTGFGSNNVDHCTRLCHASSVAALLECIGSGAVSNPVADVGQAQVVILIGANPTVNHPVGATWIKNAIKRGTRLIVMDPRRSELVRHATYFLQFKPGTDVALLNALMHTIIEEGWVNPSFIAERTEAFEEMKRHLQVYSPEAMAPVCGIPAQTLREVARLYATSKGSMILWGMGISQHTYGTDNARCLISLALMTGQIGRRGTGLHPLRGQNNVQGASDAGLIPMVFPDYQRVDNVEAQAKFEALWDSSLDAQPGLTVVEVMEAITAGKLHGMYIEGENPAMSDPDAHHAREALAKLEHLVVQDIFLTETAYLADVILPASAYPEKTGTFTNTDRWVQLGRQAINPPGEARQDLWIIQEMARRLGLEWNYSGPATVFAEMRRAMPSIAGITWERLERESAVVYPCRQEGDPGEPVVFIDNFPTSSGRGKFVPADILPPDERPDKEYPWVLITGRQLEHWHTGSMTRRAAVLDAIEPEAVASLHPLDLEELGVKPGGWVTLASRRGQVTLEARADDAVPRHAVFMAFCYYEAAANLLSNPALDPVAKIPEFKYCAIKVSAGGQAPRLSSYGGGQTEQSIPL, via the coding sequence ATGGCTGCTAATCCTGAAGTGCTCCAGGAAGGAGAATTAATCTCATTTAAGCTGAATGGCAGAAAAATGAGCGCCCAGCCGGGAGAAACTATTTTGCAGGTCGCCAAGCGCAATGGGGTTCTCATTCCCCATTTATGCTACCAGGAAAGCATGCGTCCTGATGGTAATTGCCGCGCCTGCATGGTGGAAATTAAAGGGGAACGGGTATTGGCCCCCTCCTGTTGTCGTCAGCCCAGCGAAGGAATGGAGGTGGAAACGGACAATCAGCGGGCCCGCCATTCCCAGAAAATGGTGCTGGAATTGTTGCTCTCGGATATGCCGGAGAAGGCTTATACTCTCCACTCGGAACTGGATCACTGGGCCCGGGAGTTGAGGCTAGGACCTCCGCGATTTTCTGCCCGCAAGCAAGCCCCGGCGGATCTCTCCCATCCGGCGATGGCGGTGAATCTGGATGCTTGTATCCAATGTACCCGTTGTGTGCGAGCTTGCCGTGAGGAGCAGGTTAATGATGTCATCGGCTATGCTTTCCGAGGACCTCATTCAACCATTGTCTTTGACCAGGGCGATCCCATGGGAGAGAGTACTTGTGTGGCCTGTGGCGAGTGTGTCCAAGCCTGTCCTACGGGCGCTCTCATGCCTGCTGGCGGGGTTGGTCTAATTCAATCGGATAAGGCGGTAGAATCCGTTTGTCCCTATTGCGGAGTGGGTTGTCAACTTACTTACAAGATTAAGGAAAATCGGATTCTCTATGTGGAGGGGCGGGATGGTCCCGCCAACCATGGCCGCTTGTGTGTTAAGGGACGCTATGGGTTTGATTATGTCCATCATCCCCACCGCTTAACCAAACCCCTTATTCGCCGCCAAGAGGCTCCTCCCAAGTCAGCTGATTTGGTGATGGATCCGGCGAATCCCTACACGGTATTTCGGGAGGCAAGCTGGGAAGAAGCCCTTGAGTTTGCCGCTGCCGGGTTGAAAAAAATCCGCGGTGAGAAAGGCCCCAAGGCCCTGGCGGGTTTTGGCTCTGCCAAAGGGAGTAATGAGGAGGCCTATTTATTCCAGAAGCTAGTGCGCACGGGGTTTGGCTCCAATAATGTGGACCATTGCACCCGGCTATGCCATGCTTCCTCCGTGGCGGCCTTGTTGGAGTGTATCGGTTCCGGGGCGGTCTCTAATCCAGTGGCGGACGTGGGTCAGGCCCAAGTGGTTATTCTTATTGGCGCCAACCCTACGGTTAATCACCCGGTGGGAGCGACTTGGATCAAGAATGCCATCAAGCGAGGCACTCGGTTGATTGTGATGGATCCTCGGCGTTCCGAATTGGTCCGCCATGCCACTTACTTTTTGCAGTTCAAACCGGGCACTGATGTGGCCCTGCTTAATGCGTTGATGCACACAATTATTGAGGAGGGCTGGGTAAACCCGTCATTTATCGCGGAACGAACAGAAGCCTTTGAGGAAATGAAACGCCACCTCCAGGTCTATAGCCCGGAGGCGATGGCCCCCGTTTGCGGGATTCCTGCCCAGACTCTCAGGGAAGTGGCTCGTCTCTATGCCACTTCCAAGGGTTCCATGATCCTTTGGGGGATGGGGATTTCCCAACATACTTATGGCACCGACAATGCCCGCTGTTTGATTTCACTGGCTTTGATGACGGGGCAAATTGGTCGGCGAGGTACCGGCCTACATCCCCTGCGGGGTCAAAACAATGTGCAAGGAGCCTCTGATGCGGGCTTGATCCCCATGGTGTTTCCGGATTATCAACGGGTGGATAACGTCGAGGCCCAGGCCAAGTTTGAAGCCCTTTGGGACTCATCCCTAGATGCCCAGCCAGGTCTGACGGTAGTGGAAGTGATGGAGGCTATTACCGCCGGAAAACTCCATGGGATGTATATAGAAGGTGAGAATCCGGCCATGTCCGATCCCGATGCCCACCATGCCCGGGAGGCCTTGGCTAAGCTGGAGCATTTAGTGGTGCAGGATATTTTTCTTACCGAAACGGCGTATCTTGCCGATGTGATATTACCCGCTTCCGCCTATCCAGAAAAGACGGGAACTTTTACCAATACGGACCGATGGGTGCAGCTTGGGCGCCAGGCCATCAACCCTCCGGGAGAAGCGCGCCAGGATCTCTGGATTATCCAAGAGATGGCCCGCCGTCTAGGGCTTGAGTGGAATTATTCGGGGCCGGCTACGGTATTTGCAGAGATGCGCCGGGCGATGCCAAGCATTGCGGGCATTACCTGGGAGCGTTTGGAAAGAGAAAGCGCGGTGGTCTATCCTTGCCGCCAAGAAGGGGATCCGGGTGAGCCGGTGGTCTTTATTGACAACTTCCCGACTTCCAGTGGACGGGGTAAATTTGTTCCTGCCGATATCTTACCGCCTGATGAGCGTCCTGATAAGGAATATCCATGGGTCCTCATTACCGGGCGGCAGTTGGAGCATTGGCATACGGGGAGTATGACCCGTCGGGCTGCGGTGCTTGACGCAATTGAGCCAGAAGCGGTAGCGTCTCTCCACCCCTTGGATTTAGAGGAATTGGGGGTGAAGCCCGGGGGGTGGGTGACGCTCGCTTCTCGGCGGGGCCAGGTGACTCTTGAGGCTAGGGCCGATGATGCGGTACCTAGGCACGCGGTTTTCATGGCCTTTTGTTACTATGAGGCGGCAGCCAACTTGCTTTCCAATCCTGCATTGGATCCCGTGGCTAAGATACCAGAGTTCAAATACTGTGCGATTAAGGTCTCTGCGGGTGGGCAAGCGCCCCGTCTTTCCAGTTACGGTGGCGGTCAGACAGAGCAAAGTATTCCCCTCTAG
- the surE gene encoding 5'/3'-nucleotidase SurE, whose protein sequence is MRILVSNDDGYLAPGIRALADGLAEIAEVIVVAPDRDRSGASNSLTLDAPLRATLGENGFYRVEGTPTDCVHLGITGLLEEEPDMVVSGVNGGANLGDDVIYSGTVAAAMEGRFLGLPAIAVSLTSAEPGHFDTAAWVARRLVTRLMEDPLPADTILNVNVPNLPRSQITGFEATRLGHRHRAEPVIKGADPRGRPIYWVGPAGESQDAGPGTDFHAIAQGAVSITPIQVDLTRYEALDKVAGWLRRIPNP, encoded by the coding sequence ATGAGGATACTCGTTAGCAATGATGATGGTTACCTAGCTCCTGGAATCCGCGCGCTTGCCGATGGTTTAGCCGAAATTGCAGAAGTTATCGTGGTGGCACCGGACCGGGATCGGAGTGGTGCGAGCAATTCCCTCACCTTGGATGCTCCGCTGCGTGCAACTCTTGGGGAGAACGGTTTTTATCGCGTGGAAGGGACCCCGACTGACTGTGTCCATCTAGGCATTACCGGGTTATTAGAAGAAGAGCCTGACATGGTTGTTTCAGGTGTCAACGGGGGAGCTAACCTAGGTGATGATGTTATTTACTCGGGCACAGTGGCCGCGGCCATGGAAGGACGATTCCTGGGGCTGCCTGCCATTGCGGTGTCTTTGACCTCTGCTGAGCCTGGGCATTTTGATACTGCAGCCTGGGTGGCGCGTCGGCTGGTCACAAGGCTCATGGAAGATCCATTACCTGCCGATACCATCTTAAATGTCAATGTGCCCAATTTGCCTAGAAGCCAAATTACGGGTTTTGAAGCGACACGCTTAGGCCATCGGCACCGGGCTGAGCCGGTGATTAAAGGTGCCGACCCCCGTGGGCGCCCCATTTATTGGGTGGGTCCGGCAGGTGAGAGTCAGGATGCGGGGCCGGGTACTGATTTTCATGCCATTGCCCAGGGTGCAGTTTCCATTACCCCTATTCAAGTGGATCTGACTCGTTATGAAGCCCTAGACAAAGTAGCTGGATGGCTGCGGCGAATCCCTAATCCATGA